From Pelmatolapia mariae isolate MD_Pm_ZW linkage group LG22, Pm_UMD_F_2, whole genome shotgun sequence, a single genomic window includes:
- the nsun2 gene encoding RNA cytosine C(5)-methyltransferase NSUN2: protein MGKRSRQRQKNQNAGRDNRDTAGWGAGYADIIKENKLFENYYKELGLVPEGEFEQFMEAMREPLPATIRITGYKSHAKEILHCLKEKYFKDIQELEIDGQKIEAPQPLSWYPDEQAWHTNMSRKIIRKSPLLEKFHQFLVSETESGNISRQEAVSMIPPLLLKIEPHHKILDMCAAPGSKTAQLIEMLHADMDVPFPEGFVIANDVDNKRCYLLVHQAKRLNSPCIMVVNHDASCIPTLEINSNGKKDVLFYDRILCDVPCSGDGTMRKNIDVWKKWTTSNSLHLHGLQLRIAVRGVEQLAVGGRMVYSTCSLNPIEDEAVIAALLEKSEGALELADCSADLPGLKWMPGVTSWKLMTKEGQWYTDWSEVPSSRHTQIRPTMFPQKDPEKLANFHLERCMRILPHHQNTGGFFVAVLVKKAPMPWNKRYPKLRKDSKLSSSAAQTGSSKEAPSPGDTPHLPPEGSTEKVEGNSQEEKVDKEADETPEGASVGQDAGAKPEGMCGPPPSKKMRLFGYKEDPFVFLSDDDPVFTTIQSFYDLSPDFPKLNVLTRTHEGKKRNLYMVSKELRNVLLNNSERMKVINTGVKVWSRNSEGEEFGCAFRLAQEGIYTLQPYIRSRIIRVSVEDIKVLLTQENPYLSKLEDEAHAQAQKIGMGSIVLKYIPNLNNPGEPQCPIQLCGWRGKTSIRAFVPRNERFHYLRMLGVEVFRDKQGLGQKRSHGEKDGKEEAEDAAEKDEEQEEERAADKETELDLENSNKNGSSESKTDCGDKETSS from the exons ATGGGGAAAAGAAGCAGACAGCGGCAGAAAAACCAGAATGCTGGCAGGGACAACAGAGACACCGCT GGTTGGGGAGCTGGGTATGCTGACATTATCAAGGAGAACAAGCTGTTTGAGAACTACTATAAGGAGCTAGGTCTGGTACCTGAGGGGGAGTTTGAACAGTTCATGGAAGCAATGAGGGAACCTCTGCCAGCAACCATCCGCATCACTGGATACAAGAG CCATGCCAAGGAGATCCTTCATTGTCTGAAGGaaaaatatttcaaggataTTCAGGAGCTGGAAATCGATGGTCAGAAGATCGAAGCTCCGCAGCCTCTCAGCTG GTACCCTGATGAGCAGGCCTGGCACACCAACATGAGCAGGAAGATCATAAGGAAGTCTCCCCTGCTGGAGAAGTTCCACCAGTTTTTGGTCAGCGAGACCGAGTCG GGCAACATCAGCCGACAAGAAGCTGTCAGCATGATCCCTCCTCTACTTCTGAAGATTGAGCCCCATCACAAG ATCCTGGACATGTGTGCAGCTCCAGGGTCGAAGACAGCCCAGCTGATCGAGATGCTTCATGCTGACATGGATGTGCCGTTTCCAG AGGGCTTTGTCATTGCAAATGACGTGGACAATAAGCGGTGCTACTTGCTTGTGCACCAGGCCAAGCGGCTCAACAGCCCCTGTATCATGGTGGTGAACCACGACGCCTCCTGCATCCCCACCCTGGAGATCAACTCCAATGGCAAGAAGGACGTCCTTTTCTATGACCGCATCCTGTGTGATGTGCCCTGCAG TGGGGATGGCACCATGAGGAAGAACATAGACGTGTGGAAGAAATGGACGACTAGCAACAGCCTGCATCTCCACGG GCTCCAGCTGCGTATCGCTGTGCGCGGTGTGGAACAGCTGGCTGTGGGAGGGAGGATGGTCTACTCCACCTGTTCACTCAACCCCATAGAGGACGAGGCTGTCATAGCAGCACTGCTGGAGAAAAGTGAag GAGCGTTGGAGTTGGCTGACTGCTCAGCTGACCTGCCGGGGCTGAAGTGGATGCCTGGGGTCACTTCCTGGAAG CTGATGACTAAAGAAGGCCAGTGGTACACGGACTGGTCCGAGGTCCCGAGTAGTCGTCATACGCAGATCCGACCCACCATGTTCCCGCAAAAAGACCCAGAGAAACTGGCAAACTTTCATCTGGAGAGATG TATGAGGATTCTGCCACATCACCAGAACACTGGAGGTTTCTTTGTGGCTGTGCTGGTGAAGAAAGCCCCGATGCCTTGGAACAAAAGATATCCTAAG CTGAGGAAAGACTCCAAGCTGTCGAGCTCAGCTGCCCAAACCGGCAGCTCCAAGGAGGCTCCATCACCAGGAGACACTCCACATCTCCCCCCTGAAGGTTCCACTGAGAAGGTGGAGGGGAACAGCCAAGAGGAAAAAGTGGACAAGGAGGCAGATGAGACGCCCGAAGGAGCTTCTGTGGGTCAGGATGCCGGTGCTAAACCAGAGGGGATGTGTGG GCCTCCACCCTCAAAGAAGATGAGGCTGTTTGGATATAAAGAAGACCCCTTTGTGTTCTTAAGTGATGATGACCCCGTCTTCACCACCATACA GTCTTTCTATGATCTGTCTCCCGACTTCCCCAAACTCAACGTCCTGACTCGGACCCATGAGGGCAAGAAGAGGAACTTGTACATGGTGTCCAAAGAGCTCCGTAATGTCCTGCTCAATAACAGCGAACGCATGAAG GTCATAAACACAGGGGTGAAGGTGTGGTCTCGCAATAGCGAAGGAGAGGAGTTTGGCTGTGCCTTTAGACTGGCTCaggag GGTATTTACACTCTGCAGCCATATATACGCTCCAGGATCATTAGGGTGAGTGTGGAGGACATCAAAGTGCTGCTGACCCAGGAGAACCCCTACCTCAGCAAGCTGGAGGATGAAGCGCATGCACAGGCCCAGAAAATTG GAATGGGAAGCATTGTGCTGAAGTACATCCCAAACCTAAA TAACCCGGGGGAACCTCAGTGTCCCATCCAGCTGTGTGGCTGGAGGGGAAAGACATCCATCCGAGCATTCGTCCCCCGCAACGAGAGGTTTCATTACCTCCGAATGTTAGGTGTGGAGGTCTTCAGAGACAAACAGGGCCTCGGGCAGAAACGGAGTCATGGAGAAAAGGACGGAAAGGAGGAAGCAGAGGATGCGGCAGAGAAGGACGAAGAGCAGGAAGAGGAAAGAGCAGCAGACAAAGAGACGGAGCTGGATTTGGAGAACAGCAATAAAAATGGATCATCAGAATCAAAGACCGACTGTGGTGACAAAGAGACCAGTAGTTGA
- the srd5a1 gene encoding 3-oxo-5-alpha-steroid 4-dehydrogenase 1, with product MDALLSLLFSSEEEELYMLDRMAYLMFLMAACTFITLLFENVPYGRYATSKYGFPVNARFAWFVQELPALLLPLCLLLRTSSSKTSLLSNQLLIAMYFFHYVQRACIYPFLIRGGKATPFASFALAFVFCCYNGFMQIRYLSHYAEYPASWVTHPCFLIGSVLWFVGWFINVQSDHILRNLRKPGETGYKVPKGGMFEYVSGANFLGEITEWAGFALAGHSVHSAAFAIFTAVVLASRAVAHHKWYLAKFEDYPKSRKALIPFLF from the exons ATGGACGCTCTCCTCTCCCTGCTCTTCTCCTCGGAGGAAGAGGAGCTGTACATGTTGGACCGCATGGCTTACCTCATGTTTTTAATGGCAGCCTGCACTTTTATTACTTTGCTGTTTGAAAATGTTCCTTACGGGCGGTATGCTACAAGCAAGTATGGATTTCCAGTTAACGCCAGGTTCGCCTGGTTCGTCCAGGAGCTGCCAGCCTTGCTGCTCCCTTTGTGTCTGCTACTCCGGACATCTTCTTCTAAGACGTCTTTACTATCTAATCAGCTCCTCATTGCCATGTATTTCTTTCACTATGTCCAGAG agCCTGCATTTATCCATTTTTAATCAGAGGAGGGAAAGCGACACCGTTCGCTTCATTCGCCCTGGCCTTTGTGTTCTGCTGCTATAATGGCTTCATGCAGATCAGGTACCTGAGCCATTATGCTGAGTACCCAGCATCCTGGGTTACACATCCATGCTTCCTCATTG GCTCGGTACTGTGGTTCGTCGGCTGGTTTATAAATGTACAATCTGACCACATCCTTAGGAACCTGAGAAAGCCCGGAGAGACTGGTTACAAGGTTCCCAAAG GCGGCATGTTTGAGTACGTGTCTGGGGCCAACTTCTTGGGCGAGATAACAGAGTGGGCTGGCTTCGCTCTGGCTGGTCACTCTGTTCACAGTGCAGCCTTCGCCATCTTTACCGCAGTGGTCCTCGCTAGCAGAGCTGTGGCCCACCAcaa ATGGTACCTTGCCAAGTTTGAGGACTACCCTAAAAGCAGGAAGGCGTTGATTCCCTTTCTGTTCTAG